The Pelorhabdus rhamnosifermentans genome window below encodes:
- a CDS encoding fascin domain-containing protein, translated as MKKIMTFILSSMMVFSLIFGNIFNLTKAEAFSTETGNKIALMSVENGKFVCAEDNGNSPLIANRDQAKQWETFEVVHMGHDKIALRSMANGKFVSADNDGNSLLIANHDRAGRWEIFKVIHMGHDKIALKSVENDRYVGANGDGNSLLSANHHRAGRWETFKVVDE; from the coding sequence TTGAAAAAAATAATGACCTTTATTTTGAGTAGTATGATGGTTTTTTCCTTAATATTTGGCAATATTTTTAATCTTACTAAAGCTGAAGCTTTTAGTACTGAAACAGGAAATAAAATAGCTCTGATGTCTGTTGAAAATGGCAAATTTGTATGTGCTGAAGACAACGGTAATTCTCCACTCATAGCAAATCGTGACCAAGCTAAACAATGGGAGACATTTGAAGTAGTTCACATGGGCCATGATAAAATAGCTCTTAGATCTATGGCAAACGGGAAATTTGTGAGTGCTGACAACGATGGTAATTCTCTGCTCATAGCAAATCATGACCGGGCTGGACGCTGGGAAATATTTAAAGTGATTCATATGGGCCATGATAAAATAGCTCTTAAATCAGTGGAAAATGACAGATATGTGGGGGCTAACGGTGATGGCAATTCTTTGCTCAGCGCAAATCACCATCGGGCTGGACGATGGGAGACATTTAAAGTGGTTGATGAATAA
- a CDS encoding winged helix-turn-helix transcriptional regulator, with amino-acid sequence MNKCCTCGKCSAAIKNTLSIIGSKWTFLILWNLYDGTKRFSQLQRSLQGISPKTLSLRLHELENNGVITKTVYPEVPPRVEYSMTDKGNNLRDIFVELIKWSNNCVK; translated from the coding sequence ATGAATAAATGCTGTACTTGTGGAAAATGCAGTGCTGCGATAAAAAATACCCTTTCTATTATTGGAAGTAAATGGACGTTTTTAATTTTATGGAATCTTTATGATGGCACTAAACGATTTAGTCAATTACAAAGGTCATTACAAGGAATAAGTCCTAAAACATTGTCTCTTAGATTGCATGAATTAGAGAATAATGGAGTAATAACCAAAACTGTTTATCCTGAAGTTCCGCCCCGTGTTGAGTATTCTATGACTGATAAAGGTAATAACCTAAGAGATATATTTGTCGAATTAATTAAATGGAGCAATAATTGCGTAAAATAA
- a CDS encoding family 2B encapsulin nanocompartment shell protein — protein sequence MNSDLLKDQESLSTKVARNLATTTKSLPMMEAITPRWILQFLPWVQVNSGTYRVNRIKVLFKEEGKVHVTQTDGEFNVAADQLRKIPLFYNATDEEIEQLANEFTVEQYERDQVIINEGASGNKLFLIANGAVEATTTGDRGQKLQLAILSIGDFFGEFALLDNKPCTATITALSTCSILTLDQAKFEALIRQKPEFRKRLEYTVQNKDEWKSKVNEHGEHKISIQSGHKGECILPETFADYIEEPQEYPLSIVQTVLKIHTRVTDLYNDPIDQLKEQVRLTVEAMKEKQEWELINNKDFGLLHSLAPSMRLQPRYGPPTPDDMDELLSRVWKKPALFLAHPKAIAAFGRECTKRGVPPTTVTLQGSPFMTWRGVPIVPCNKLMVNGKSKSGSYVGTTSILLMRLGEQEQGVIGLHQAGITDEILPSLSLRRMGIDNKALASYLLTLYFSVAVLTDEALASLDNVEVGFYHNYPMY from the coding sequence ATGAACAGTGATTTGCTAAAAGATCAGGAAAGCCTAAGTACCAAAGTAGCCAGGAATTTAGCTACTACTACAAAGTCACTCCCCATGATGGAAGCAATTACCCCCCGTTGGATTCTTCAATTTCTCCCTTGGGTTCAGGTAAATTCCGGAACTTACCGGGTCAATCGAATAAAAGTCTTATTCAAAGAGGAAGGCAAGGTCCATGTTACTCAAACAGATGGTGAATTCAATGTAGCCGCTGATCAATTACGAAAAATCCCCCTATTCTATAACGCCACAGATGAAGAAATTGAGCAACTAGCGAATGAATTTACTGTAGAGCAATATGAACGTGATCAAGTAATCATCAATGAAGGAGCATCGGGTAATAAACTCTTTCTTATCGCTAATGGTGCTGTCGAGGCCACTACAACAGGGGACCGTGGCCAGAAGCTGCAACTAGCCATCTTATCTATCGGCGATTTCTTCGGCGAGTTTGCATTATTGGATAACAAACCCTGTACTGCAACCATCACGGCTTTATCGACCTGTTCTATTCTGACACTGGACCAAGCTAAATTTGAAGCCCTTATTCGCCAGAAACCGGAATTTCGCAAAAGGCTGGAATATACTGTTCAAAACAAGGATGAATGGAAATCTAAGGTCAATGAGCACGGGGAGCATAAAATTAGCATCCAGTCCGGACACAAAGGTGAATGTATACTGCCGGAAACTTTTGCCGACTATATCGAAGAACCGCAGGAATATCCCCTAAGTATTGTACAGACAGTTTTAAAAATACATACTCGTGTCACCGATCTTTATAATGACCCCATTGACCAGCTTAAAGAACAAGTTCGGCTGACTGTGGAGGCCATGAAAGAAAAACAAGAATGGGAGCTTATCAATAATAAGGACTTCGGTCTGCTTCATTCTTTGGCACCCTCGATGCGCTTACAACCAAGATATGGCCCACCTACTCCCGATGATATGGATGAACTACTCTCAAGAGTTTGGAAAAAGCCCGCTTTGTTTCTAGCTCACCCTAAGGCCATTGCCGCTTTTGGTCGTGAATGTACTAAACGCGGCGTCCCCCCCACTACCGTAACGCTTCAGGGTTCTCCTTTCATGACCTGGCGCGGCGTACCCATCGTGCCTTGCAATAAGCTCATGGTAAATGGCAAGTCAAAAAGCGGATCTTATGTTGGAACAACTAGCATACTGTTAATGCGCCTGGGAGAGCAGGAACAAGGGGTTATCGGACTGCATCAAGCAGGCATTACTGATGAAATTCTGCCAAGTCTGTCACTGCGTAGAATGGGCATTGACAACAAAGCACTTGCATCCTATCTGCTTACCCTGTACTTCTCAGTTGCTGTCCTGACTGATGAAGCCCTCGCCAGCCTGGATAATGTGGAAGTCGGCTTTTATCATAATTACCCTATGTATTAA
- a CDS encoding MFS transporter: protein MKEIHIGNKEAANRENLWSISFAFTIMVNFLAYLGNFMLLPTLPLLVLNIGENKIMAGLVSGIYYLTGFISRPKIGGLLDQKGRKSIMLTSLTLLLLTTISYNAVAYSAILLLILRAIHGISWSATTTSVSTIASDLIPAARRNQGMGFFGISMSSAMALGPALGLYVLEHYNYTLLFLLSALCIALALLTGFLESSYLNQISTEPPIIEKQLEYRARQNTEATLFEKTAMWPSFLYFIVMMTYATVGIFLPAYASEKGVENIGIFYIVTALSTILVRLISGRIADRYGTSKVLLPGMLLLAIGLQLLPVAASLPMFLVAAIIYGVGHGAVQPIINALVISSAPVERRGAANATLLCAMDLGIMVGSVIWGSVAQTFGFIYIYNVSTILLILSVVIYLVFSVRIESC, encoded by the coding sequence TTGAAAGAGATACATATTGGAAACAAGGAAGCCGCTAATCGGGAAAACTTATGGTCAATATCGTTTGCTTTTACCATAATGGTGAATTTCCTTGCCTATCTGGGGAATTTTATGCTACTACCAACTTTACCTTTACTTGTCTTAAACATTGGGGAAAATAAAATAATGGCGGGTCTAGTATCCGGTATTTATTATTTAACCGGTTTCATTTCCCGTCCCAAGATTGGAGGCCTGCTGGATCAAAAAGGAAGAAAGTCAATTATGCTCACGAGTCTCACTTTGTTGCTGCTAACAACGATCTCTTACAATGCGGTGGCATATTCAGCCATTCTGCTGTTAATACTGAGAGCGATACACGGAATAAGCTGGAGTGCAACCACCACATCAGTCAGTACCATAGCCTCTGACCTGATTCCAGCCGCCCGCAGGAATCAAGGAATGGGCTTCTTTGGAATTTCGATGTCAAGTGCTATGGCTCTCGGTCCTGCATTAGGATTATACGTATTGGAGCATTATAATTATACATTACTGTTCCTTCTTTCGGCTTTATGCATTGCATTAGCATTACTTACCGGCTTTTTGGAAAGCAGCTACCTTAATCAAATAAGTACAGAGCCTCCAATTATTGAAAAACAACTTGAATATAGAGCAAGGCAAAATACAGAAGCAACGCTTTTTGAGAAAACGGCGATGTGGCCATCCTTTTTGTATTTTATTGTTATGATGACCTACGCCACCGTAGGAATTTTTCTGCCTGCATATGCGAGTGAGAAAGGCGTAGAAAATATAGGGATATTTTATATAGTTACTGCACTGTCTACAATACTTGTCAGGTTAATCTCAGGTCGAATTGCTGACCGGTATGGAACCTCCAAAGTATTGCTGCCTGGCATGCTTTTATTGGCAATTGGCTTGCAACTATTGCCTGTAGCTGCGTCGCTGCCAATGTTTCTTGTGGCCGCTATAATTTATGGCGTTGGTCACGGTGCAGTTCAGCCAATTATAAACGCATTGGTTATATCCTCTGCACCAGTGGAAAGAAGAGGAGCGGCAAATGCAACACTTCTATGTGCAATGGACTTGGGAATAATGGTTGGCTCTGTTATTTGGGGCAGTGTGGCCCAAACATTCGGATTTATTTACATATACAACGTTTCAACTATTCTACTTATTTTATCTGTTGTAATATACTTAGTTTTTTCAGTTAGGATTGAATCCTGTTAG
- a CDS encoding flavoprotein: protein MLKGKNIVVGVTGCSSAYQAADIVKKLVSLRANVDVIMTSSATKFIAPLTFRNISGHPVIQDQFADPVSWDEGHKKLADKADLLLIAPATANIIGKAASGIADDILSTTIMSTEAFTIFAPHMNPKMYRKPVVQRNIQTLQKDGCLIIQQEKLMPSGKKLYSMLADTEFIIKEVTRLLLAEE from the coding sequence ATGCTTAAAGGAAAAAACATTGTAGTCGGAGTGACGGGATGCAGTTCGGCATATCAAGCGGCTGATATTGTCAAGAAACTGGTATCATTGCGTGCTAATGTAGACGTAATTATGACGAGTAGCGCCACAAAATTTATTGCACCGTTGACTTTCCGCAATATATCCGGTCATCCAGTTATTCAGGATCAATTTGCAGATCCGGTTTCATGGGATGAAGGACATAAAAAACTTGCAGACAAAGCAGATTTATTACTCATTGCTCCCGCAACTGCAAACATTATCGGAAAAGCAGCTAGCGGCATAGCGGACGACATACTGTCTACAACTATCATGTCAACAGAGGCATTTACCATTTTTGCTCCCCATATGAATCCGAAAATGTACCGGAAGCCAGTAGTGCAAAGAAACATTCAAACTTTGCAGAAAGACGGGTGCCTAATCATTCAACAGGAAAAACTTATGCCTAGCGGTAAAAAATTGTATAGCATGCTCGCGGATACTGAATTTATTATAAAAGAAGTAACCAGATTACTGCTTGCAGAAGAATAA
- a CDS encoding ABC transporter substrate-binding protein yields MKKIPKKGYLLFLFILTLTFISGCGNSASQDIKIGMVYELTGNTATYGVAAANGAKLAFKEINASGGVLGKQIQIITADNKGEPSESANAMTKVITQDKVVAVTGFTVSSCGIAGSAVAEDNKIPFVAAATVNPKVTVDTNTGKVKNYTFRACFIDSFQGTVGANFALNSLKAKNAAIITDSSSDYSKGLTQVFKEAFTKGGGQIVSEEAYLQKDQDFKPVLTKIKAQNPNLLYIPGYYEDVGKIIKQARELGISVPILGSDAWDSPKLSELGGAEALNHTYFTNFYSVEDKNPASNAFVEAYQKEYGQLPDSMAAMGYDAAYLLVDAIKRANSTDSAKIREALASTANFKSVSGDMKLSDTHDALRGVVIIEMKDGKQTYKETVKP; encoded by the coding sequence ATGAAAAAAATTCCTAAAAAGGGTTACTTGTTGTTCCTGTTTATTTTGACATTGACTTTTATTAGTGGTTGTGGAAATAGTGCAAGTCAGGATATTAAGATCGGTATGGTATACGAATTAACGGGAAATACGGCGACTTACGGTGTCGCTGCTGCCAATGGTGCTAAACTTGCCTTTAAAGAAATCAATGCGAGTGGTGGTGTTTTGGGCAAACAAATTCAAATCATTACGGCTGATAACAAAGGAGAGCCTTCAGAGTCAGCGAACGCCATGACGAAAGTGATTACTCAGGATAAAGTTGTTGCTGTCACGGGTTTTACTGTCAGTTCTTGCGGTATTGCCGGCTCGGCAGTTGCTGAAGACAACAAAATTCCGTTTGTCGCTGCAGCGACAGTTAATCCGAAAGTAACAGTTGATACGAATACAGGCAAAGTGAAAAATTATACCTTCCGAGCTTGTTTCATTGATTCCTTTCAAGGGACAGTCGGGGCCAATTTTGCACTCAATAGCCTCAAAGCCAAGAACGCTGCCATTATAACTGATAGCTCCAGCGATTACAGTAAAGGGTTAACGCAGGTATTTAAAGAGGCTTTCACTAAAGGCGGTGGTCAAATTGTAAGTGAAGAGGCTTATCTTCAAAAAGATCAGGATTTCAAGCCCGTCTTAACGAAGATTAAAGCTCAAAACCCCAATTTATTATATATTCCCGGCTATTATGAAGATGTGGGCAAGATTATTAAACAAGCCCGTGAATTGGGTATTTCCGTGCCTATTCTTGGCAGTGATGCCTGGGATTCGCCTAAACTCAGTGAACTTGGCGGCGCCGAAGCCCTTAATCATACCTATTTCACTAATTTTTACTCCGTAGAAGATAAAAATCCAGCCTCAAATGCTTTTGTTGAGGCTTATCAGAAAGAATATGGTCAATTGCCAGATTCGATGGCCGCCATGGGATATGATGCTGCTTATTTACTTGTTGATGCAATCAAGCGGGCGAATAGTACAGATTCAGCGAAGATTCGTGAAGCCTTGGCGTCCACAGCGAACTTTAAGAGTGTCAGTGGCGATATGAAATTAAGCGATACGCATGATGCGCTGCGCGGTGTCGTGATTATTGAAATGAAAGACGGCAAGCAAACTTACAAGGAAACAGTAAAACCGTAG
- a CDS encoding (2Fe-2S) ferredoxin domain-containing protein, giving the protein MKKCKQLTVEICVGTSCHLLGSEDLFESLKRLPRKIQDAVDIQGVNCLQSCGKGPNVRINGLILTDVTPEQLLRVIETNFYCEKESI; this is encoded by the coding sequence ATGAAAAAATGTAAGCAATTAACTGTTGAAATTTGTGTAGGTACATCATGCCATTTATTGGGATCCGAAGATTTATTTGAATCGCTCAAGCGACTACCACGTAAAATACAAGATGCTGTGGATATTCAAGGTGTAAATTGTTTGCAAAGTTGTGGCAAAGGTCCCAATGTCCGTATTAATGGTCTCATTCTGACTGATGTTACTCCCGAACAATTACTTCGTGTGATCGAAACTAATTTTTATTGTGAAAAAGAAAGCATATAA
- a CDS encoding DNA methyltransferase encodes MSHLYVVFAGSGTTLVAAKNTGRQFIGIEKGKEYAAVAGERLGA; translated from the coding sequence TTGTCACATTTATATGTAGTATTCGCCGGATCGGGCACGACGCTGGTGGCTGCGAAGAATACTGGTAGGCAGTTTATTGGGATTGAAAAAGGAAAAGAATATGCTGCAGTTGCAGGGGAAAGGTTGGGTGCATGA
- a CDS encoding cysteine desulfurase, whose translation MLASSSLPCSLADINEASSYYFLPKNPAPPLPTDQELAVETIRRDFPALHQQINGRPLIWLDNAATTQKPQSVIDAVTHFYSQDNSNVHRGAHTLAKRATDAYEGAREKVMHFIGANSVEEIIFVRSATEAINLVAQSYGRRVVGPGDEIIVSILDHHANIVPWQLLCEEKGATLRVIPVNNNAEIIVEEYEKLLNSKTRFIAIPHVSNSLGTVVPIKIIIDMAHSLGIPVLVDGAQGIPHFKTDVQELGADFYAFSGHKLFGPTGIGVLYGKKSLLEEIPPWQGGGNMIKNVTFEHTTFNSLPNKFEAGTGHIAGAVGLGAAIDYLTDLGLAKIEIYEKDLMAYATETLCNIPKLHLIGTAAHKAAILSFVVQGVPSGRIAEFLDRQGIAVRVGHHCAQPSLRRFGLDSTIRPSIAFYNTFAEIDELVWAIQQSIR comes from the coding sequence TTGTTAGCATCATCTTCTTTACCCTGTTCACTGGCAGATATCAATGAAGCTAGCAGTTACTATTTTTTGCCCAAAAATCCCGCCCCGCCGCTACCAACTGACCAGGAATTAGCTGTGGAGACTATTCGTCGAGACTTTCCAGCCCTTCATCAGCAGATAAATGGCCGACCGCTCATCTGGCTTGACAATGCAGCCACAACTCAAAAACCGCAAAGCGTTATCGATGCGGTTACTCATTTTTACTCGCAGGATAACTCCAATGTGCACCGTGGAGCCCACACGCTAGCCAAACGAGCTACCGACGCCTATGAAGGTGCGCGTGAAAAAGTAATGCATTTCATCGGTGCAAATTCCGTGGAAGAAATTATTTTCGTACGCAGTGCTACGGAGGCCATCAATCTCGTAGCCCAAAGCTACGGACGCAGGGTTGTCGGGCCGGGTGATGAAATAATCGTCAGTATATTGGACCACCATGCTAACATTGTACCCTGGCAGTTACTTTGCGAAGAAAAGGGCGCAACATTACGCGTAATTCCCGTAAATAATAATGCCGAAATTATTGTAGAAGAATATGAAAAACTACTCAATTCTAAAACTCGCTTTATTGCCATCCCCCATGTTTCCAACTCCCTTGGAACAGTCGTCCCCATCAAAATCATCATTGATATGGCCCATAGCCTGGGCATTCCCGTACTAGTTGATGGCGCACAAGGTATTCCGCATTTTAAGACTGACGTTCAAGAATTGGGAGCCGATTTCTACGCTTTTTCCGGACACAAACTGTTTGGGCCGACAGGAATCGGTGTATTATATGGGAAAAAAAGCTTGCTTGAAGAAATACCGCCTTGGCAAGGCGGTGGCAACATGATTAAAAATGTCACTTTTGAGCATACCACTTTCAACTCGCTTCCTAACAAATTCGAGGCTGGAACCGGTCATATTGCCGGAGCAGTCGGGTTAGGAGCTGCCATCGACTATCTCACCGACCTAGGCCTTGCGAAAATCGAAATATATGAAAAAGATCTAATGGCTTATGCCACAGAAACATTATGCAATATCCCTAAACTACACTTAATAGGCACAGCAGCCCATAAAGCTGCTATCTTATCCTTTGTTGTGCAAGGTGTTCCGTCCGGAAGAATTGCCGAATTTTTAGACCGTCAAGGTATTGCGGTACGCGTTGGACACCATTGCGCTCAGCCTTCGCTGCGCCGTTTTGGGTTGGACAGCACAATAAGACCATCGATCGCTTTTTATAATACCTTTGCGGAAATCGACGAATTAGTTTGGGCCATTCAACAATCAATTCGCTAA
- a CDS encoding NAD-dependent epimerase/dehydratase family protein, whose protein sequence is MDREKSIYNGSLMDNVRFYVADIANGAVLKRIVLDHAIDVIVDLAWSFADDPRKLFGEDIVGQINLMEAAGVGGVKRFLYTSTAGVYGLPTLQAVVEGQVCRPELARKPLYSVAKLAAEQLGLAWGRQHGLPVTVLRFWWAFGDEIGGNHLP, encoded by the coding sequence GTGGACAGGGAGAAATCTATCTACAATGGCTCATTAATGGATAATGTAAGATTTTATGTAGCGGATATTGCAAATGGTGCTGTTTTAAAAAGAATAGTTTTGGATCATGCAATTGACGTAATCGTTGACTTGGCTTGGAGTTTTGCTGATGACCCGAGGAAGCTTTTTGGAGAAGATATTGTTGGCCAGATTAACCTTATGGAGGCAGCTGGTGTTGGCGGAGTGAAGCGGTTTCTTTATACCAGTACAGCAGGAGTATATGGATTACCAACATTGCAGGCGGTTGTTGAAGGACAGGTATGTCGGCCGGAGCTAGCACGGAAACCTTTATATTCTGTGGCTAAGCTTGCTGCAGAACAATTAGGTTTGGCCTGGGGACGACAGCATGGCCTTCCGGTGACGGTGCTACGTTTTTGGTGGGCATTTGGAGATGAAATTGGGGGTAATCATTTGCCTTAA
- a CDS encoding 4Fe-4S dicluster domain-containing protein: protein MAQVTEVGKIRRRVLAEMARMTYEGTLQEKIDDILETVVTEQGPRYRCCVHKERAVLKERIKISLSQSLDLSLKEAAANALSGEIVGLPIVNVLPEACDRCPIDKFIVTDACRNCVAHHCINSCPKGAIMVVQDRAYIDKTKCVECGMCKRSCHYGAILEISRPCERACDVKAIHAGKDRKATIDETKCVSCGACRIACPFGAIVDRSMVVQVIERMKTDKVVAMLAPAFIGQFGVKLKTGQVIEAIKQLGFAEVYEASFGADIVAVEEANEFIETKDDRSFMTNSCCPAFADMVGKHLSALADRVSTTVSPMVATGKVIKRKDPEAVVVFIGPCIAKKGEGLRNKEFIDYVLTFEEVAAMMVGKRINAAEVTASEYTSMASRDGNSFAKAGGVMQAVLDTVQMTAPEVVVKAHHAEGLGNCKIALLQMKAGKIDANFFEGMACEGGCVGGPATLTDVRVTSKFVENYAATSVAKVAPENEPAMDERKKVVDFHQHHA from the coding sequence ATGGCCCAAGTTACTGAAGTTGGAAAAATTCGAAGAAGAGTATTAGCTGAAATGGCTAGGATGACTTATGAAGGAACATTGCAAGAAAAAATTGATGACATTTTAGAGACCGTTGTTACTGAGCAGGGTCCACGTTATCGGTGTTGTGTTCACAAGGAACGTGCTGTTTTAAAGGAGCGAATTAAGATTTCTTTAAGTCAGTCCCTGGATCTTTCCCTTAAAGAAGCGGCTGCCAATGCTCTTTCCGGTGAAATAGTGGGGCTTCCTATTGTGAATGTATTACCTGAAGCTTGTGACAGATGTCCCATTGATAAATTTATTGTCACAGATGCTTGTCGCAACTGCGTGGCTCATCATTGTATTAATAGCTGTCCGAAAGGTGCGATTATGGTTGTGCAGGATCGCGCTTATATTGATAAAACAAAGTGTGTCGAATGTGGCATGTGCAAACGCTCTTGCCACTATGGTGCGATTTTGGAAATTAGTCGTCCCTGTGAACGGGCTTGCGATGTCAAGGCTATACATGCTGGAAAAGACCGTAAAGCGACGATTGATGAGACGAAATGCGTCAGTTGCGGTGCTTGTAGAATTGCCTGTCCTTTTGGTGCCATTGTTGACCGTTCGATGGTTGTACAAGTGATTGAGAGGATGAAAACCGACAAGGTCGTTGCTATGCTGGCACCTGCTTTTATTGGTCAATTCGGGGTTAAACTCAAAACAGGGCAAGTTATTGAGGCTATTAAGCAATTGGGATTTGCTGAAGTGTACGAAGCTTCTTTTGGTGCTGATATTGTGGCTGTAGAAGAAGCGAACGAGTTTATTGAGACCAAGGATGATCGCTCATTTATGACGAATTCCTGTTGTCCTGCTTTTGCCGATATGGTTGGGAAACATTTGTCTGCGCTGGCTGATCGTGTATCAACGACAGTTTCACCAATGGTTGCAACAGGCAAGGTAATTAAACGGAAAGATCCTGAGGCTGTTGTGGTCTTCATTGGTCCTTGTATTGCTAAAAAAGGCGAGGGGCTACGCAACAAGGAGTTTATTGATTATGTGTTAACTTTTGAAGAAGTGGCAGCCATGATGGTTGGAAAAAGGATTAATGCAGCTGAAGTGACAGCGAGTGAATATACTTCCATGGCGTCGCGTGATGGCAATAGCTTTGCGAAAGCAGGCGGCGTCATGCAGGCCGTACTTGATACCGTTCAGATGACTGCCCCGGAAGTTGTTGTTAAGGCCCATCATGCCGAAGGCCTCGGCAATTGTAAAATTGCCTTGCTTCAAATGAAAGCAGGCAAGATCGATGCGAATTTTTTTGAAGGCATGGCTTGTGAGGGCGGATGTGTTGGAGGTCCTGCTACCTTGACAGATGTACGCGTAACAAGTAAATTTGTTGAAAATTATGCGGCTACATCAGTAGCAAAAGTGGCTCCTGAAAATGAACCAGCCATGGATGAACGAAAAAAGGTCGTGGACTTTCATCAGCACCACGCGTAA
- a CDS encoding sigma factor — MEILDFAPLVKKYTWNKSDDEKAEAWLAVVEAFETYDSSKGVRLPGYVESRVKYAVWNMLKKKQR; from the coding sequence TTGGAAATTCTGGACTTTGCACCACTTGTAAAGAAGTATACTTGGAATAAATCAGACGATGAAAAAGCCGAAGCATGGTTGGCGGTTGTTGAAGCATTTGAAACATATGACTCAAGCAAAGGGGTGCGGTTGCCGGGATACGTTGAAAGTCGCGTTAAATATGCCGTATGGAATATGCTAAAAAAGAAACAGCGTTAA
- a CDS encoding C1 family peptidase, translated as MQRKYLLKKDTPDLRDHVFYSTYYKKAELMSTKVDLRDKCSPIVDQGELGSCTANAIASGLREYLLKNKAAWIALSRLFLYWEERKLEGTVNEDSGAEIRDGMKVLKKIGVCPEADWPYDISTFTNTPTDKMVTDGAVYEIAEYHRIPSFDQLKAALAEGLPIVIGIEVYESFESDIVSKTGIVPLPNKNTEKYLGGHAVLVVGYDDDKKQFIVRNSWGTDWGDKGYFYLPYDYYNKGYVSDCWTSAN; from the coding sequence ATGCAAAGAAAATACTTATTAAAAAAGGATACACCAGACCTTCGAGACCACGTATTTTATTCGACCTATTATAAAAAGGCTGAACTGATGTCGACCAAAGTTGATTTACGCGATAAGTGTAGCCCGATTGTCGACCAAGGAGAACTTGGAAGTTGCACAGCTAATGCCATTGCATCCGGACTTAGGGAATATCTTCTCAAAAATAAAGCTGCTTGGATAGCTTTATCCAGGCTGTTTTTATATTGGGAAGAGCGCAAACTAGAAGGAACGGTGAATGAGGACAGTGGGGCCGAGATTCGTGATGGAATGAAAGTACTGAAGAAAATCGGCGTATGTCCGGAAGCGGATTGGCCGTATGATATTTCAACTTTTACCAATACGCCGACGGACAAAATGGTTACGGATGGCGCCGTTTATGAAATTGCTGAGTATCACCGTATACCATCATTTGATCAGCTTAAGGCGGCACTGGCAGAAGGGTTGCCCATAGTAATCGGAATTGAGGTCTACGAATCGTTTGAAAGCGATATTGTTTCTAAAACCGGGATTGTTCCTCTACCAAACAAAAACACAGAAAAGTACCTTGGCGGTCATGCTGTTTTAGTCGTTGGCTATGATGATGACAAAAAGCAGTTTATCGTCCGAAATTCTTGGGGAACTGATTGGGGGGATAAGGGATATTTTTATCTTCCTTATGATTACTACAACAAAGGATATGTAAGCGATTGTTGGACTAGTGCAAATTAA
- a CDS encoding YetF domain-containing protein, producing MFEPLNIALRVVLALIFLFATTKLLTKRSLSSLTYFDYVATALLGTIAGNLAFNINIHILNFILSLTLTAFSIILVSQLSLRYQSLRKLLAGESIILIQNGKILENNMLKLNYSYDYLIQHLRQEKVFDISQVEFAILEPSGELSVQLKSQNQPLTPQDLHVSTKYEGLATELILDGKVIEQNLQNNGLNKEWLNKKLQEKGINNIQEVAFAALSTNGNLYVDLYRDWH from the coding sequence TTGTTTGAACCATTGAATATTGCACTGCGAGTAGTTTTAGCTTTAATATTCCTTTTTGCAACCACAAAATTGTTAACCAAAAGAAGCCTATCCAGCCTAACTTATTTTGACTATGTTGCGACTGCGCTGCTTGGAACCATTGCAGGGAATCTGGCTTTTAACATAAATATACATATCTTAAATTTTATTCTCTCTTTAACTCTTACGGCATTTAGTATCATTCTAGTATCTCAACTTTCTCTAAGATATCAATCACTTCGCAAATTATTAGCTGGAGAATCGATCATCTTAATTCAAAATGGAAAAATATTAGAAAACAACATGCTAAAGTTAAACTATTCCTATGATTACCTTATTCAGCATCTTAGACAGGAAAAGGTGTTTGATATTTCTCAAGTCGAATTTGCCATTCTAGAACCGAGTGGCGAACTAAGCGTCCAATTAAAATCTCAGAATCAACCCTTAACGCCACAGGATCTTCATGTATCAACCAAATATGAGGGCCTTGCAACCGAGTTAATCCTAGATGGTAAAGTGATAGAACAAAACCTCCAGAACAACGGCTTAAACAAAGAATGGCTCAATAAAAAGCTTCAGGAAAAGGGAATTAACAACATTCAGGAAGTCGCTTTTGCGGCCTTATCAACCAATGGCAACCTCTATGTTGATTTATATCGCGATTGGCACTAG